Proteins from a single region of Desulfatirhabdium butyrativorans DSM 18734:
- a CDS encoding pyridoxal phosphate-dependent aminotransferase, giving the protein MDWSTFIPEYVRSFEAYTPSKPDDILMAEYGCSQLHRLNNNENPLGPPTLAAEIIRRFPPEKAALYPSGDSYSLRRTLSERFGLSPDGFLVGNGSCEVITAVIKAFCAAGDNIVTADRTFAVYEWVASFSGVDARLVPLVDFTFDDEGILSRIDGRTKILFLCNPNNPTGTWWDRDRMHRFLERVDGRCIVVVDEAYREYVSDPDFPDGYELMRHFENVVVFRTFSKMYALAGLRIGYLAASEAISQFIRKTVVAYSVNRPAQEAAQAALLDDGRHIENTRALVAEGKAFLKRLAAELDFPCQAGEGNWVMMKTPVNDTLLYRKLMKQGFMIRTMTGFRFPGWIRITIREMEVMRAFAEALRRIFAGERESVR; this is encoded by the coding sequence ATGGACTGGAGCACATTCATACCGGAATACGTTCGGTCTTTCGAGGCGTATACGCCGAGCAAGCCAGACGATATCCTCATGGCCGAATACGGGTGCAGCCAGCTCCACCGGCTGAACAACAATGAAAATCCGCTTGGGCCGCCGACGCTTGCAGCCGAAATCATCCGCCGATTTCCTCCCGAAAAGGCGGCCCTGTACCCCAGCGGGGATTCCTATTCGCTGCGGCGTACGCTTTCAGAGCGCTTCGGACTGAGCCCGGATGGTTTTCTGGTCGGCAATGGTTCCTGCGAAGTCATCACGGCTGTCATCAAGGCATTCTGCGCGGCCGGTGACAATATCGTCACCGCGGATCGCACGTTTGCCGTCTACGAATGGGTGGCAAGCTTTTCGGGCGTGGATGCCCGTCTTGTGCCGCTTGTCGATTTCACTTTCGATGACGAAGGAATCCTTTCCCGAATCGACGGCCGGACAAAAATTCTCTTCCTGTGTAACCCCAACAACCCGACGGGGACATGGTGGGATCGGGATCGGATGCATCGGTTCCTGGAGCGGGTGGATGGCCGCTGTATCGTGGTAGTGGACGAGGCCTATCGAGAATACGTTTCGGATCCGGATTTTCCGGACGGGTACGAGCTGATGCGGCATTTCGAAAACGTCGTGGTCTTCCGGACCTTTTCCAAGATGTACGCCCTGGCAGGGCTGCGTATCGGCTATCTGGCGGCTTCCGAAGCCATTTCCCAATTTATCCGAAAAACCGTTGTCGCTTACTCGGTGAATCGCCCGGCACAGGAGGCGGCCCAGGCTGCACTTCTGGACGATGGGAGACACATCGAAAATACGCGGGCGCTCGTTGCGGAGGGAAAAGCGTTTCTGAAACGCCTGGCTGCCGAACTGGACTTTCCCTGCCAGGCGGGAGAAGGCAATTGGGTCATGATGAAAACGCCTGTCAACGACACCCTGCTCTATCGCAAGCTGATGAAACAGGGATTCATGATCCGCACCATGACCGGCTTCCGGTTTCCCGGATGGATCCGCATCACCATCCGGGAAATGGAGGTCATGCGTGCCTTCGCAGAGGCGCTGCGAAGGATCTTCGCCGGGGAGCGTGAGAGCGTGAGATAG
- a CDS encoding GNAT family N-acetyltransferase codes for MISEQNSQTAIPEQESFQIGRFHPEDAEGISQLVRSVYGEHYPIRLFYDPKAILEANQEGRYLSFVARTDSGNVVGVTHLFPSTPNPALLECGVGMVHRDYRGSGFNTRILHYIYEEYVPADSKIEAVFGEGVCNHTIQHKMARKFGFVETAIEVALMPAEAYSKENSAAGRVATMDAFRTYRKKPHRVYLPAAYRDFLQTIYACLDDRREIAMSEKKPSESASSAIDLQVFDFAGVARMAVRTIGADFAEVFDAMEKQALSRKVVVLQAWLDLGTPWVGRAVEDLRGRGYFFGGLLPRWFDSDGLLMQKLLCPGDYDQIHLFTDFSKELLAYIRKDHHRALSAQPNS; via the coding sequence GTGATATCCGAACAGAACAGCCAGACGGCAATCCCTGAACAGGAATCCTTTCAGATCGGCCGGTTTCATCCGGAAGACGCCGAAGGAATTTCACAACTTGTTCGCTCGGTTTACGGAGAGCATTACCCGATTCGGCTGTTTTATGATCCGAAGGCCATCCTCGAGGCAAACCAGGAGGGCCGTTATCTTTCTTTCGTGGCCCGAACCGATTCCGGGAATGTCGTCGGTGTAACCCATCTGTTCCCTTCGACGCCGAATCCGGCGCTTCTCGAATGCGGTGTAGGCATGGTTCACCGGGATTATCGGGGCTCGGGGTTCAATACCCGAATTCTGCATTACATCTACGAGGAATATGTTCCTGCGGATTCGAAGATTGAAGCGGTTTTCGGCGAGGGTGTCTGCAACCACACCATTCAACACAAGATGGCGCGGAAGTTCGGGTTTGTCGAAACGGCCATCGAAGTGGCCCTGATGCCTGCAGAAGCTTACAGCAAGGAAAACAGCGCTGCAGGCCGGGTAGCTACAATGGACGCATTCCGAACCTATCGGAAAAAACCGCATCGGGTTTATCTGCCTGCAGCCTATCGTGATTTTCTGCAGACCATTTATGCCTGTCTCGACGATCGGCGTGAAATCGCCATGTCCGAAAAGAAACCATCTGAATCCGCTTCATCTGCCATTGACCTGCAGGTATTCGATTTTGCAGGAGTGGCCCGGATGGCCGTGCGGACCATCGGAGCGGATTTCGCGGAAGTCTTCGATGCAATGGAAAAACAGGCCCTTTCCAGAAAGGTTGTTGTCCTTCAGGCATGGCTCGATCTGGGTACCCCCTGGGTCGGACGGGCTGTGGAAGATCTGAGGGGGAGAGGGTATTTCTTTGGCGGGCTTTTACCCCGATGGTTCGATTCGGACGGGCTGTTGATGCAAAAGCTGCTCTGTCCAGGCGATTACGATCAAATTCATCTGTTTACCGATTTTTCCAAAGAGCTGCTGGCTTATATCCGGAAGGATCATCACAGGGCGTTATCAGCCCAGCCAAATTCATGA
- a CDS encoding YcbK family protein: MRWGTVLALFGLVGESAEAAVKRAAKIAKTHKAVKATKVISRDLHFFNPHTGEKVDVTYFTKGKYLTSAMRDINHIFRDHRTGVIKPIDTKLLDSLYALSKKLEMKAPFHIISGYRTPETNAMLRRESSQVAQKSYHIKGKAADIRVPGRSLSIVHRAAVGIKAGGVGYYPGDDFVHIDTGEIRYWSQA, translated from the coding sequence TTGAGGTGGGGAACAGTTCTGGCGCTTTTTGGGCTTGTCGGCGAATCGGCGGAAGCGGCGGTAAAAAGAGCGGCCAAAATCGCAAAAACGCACAAAGCCGTCAAGGCCACCAAGGTCATTTCACGAGATCTGCATTTCTTCAATCCCCATACCGGCGAGAAAGTCGATGTCACCTATTTCACGAAGGGAAAATATCTAACTTCCGCCATGAGGGATATCAACCACATCTTCCGGGACCACCGGACCGGGGTCATCAAACCCATCGACACAAAACTCCTCGACAGCTTGTATGCCCTTTCCAAAAAACTTGAAATGAAAGCACCCTTTCACATCATTTCCGGATACCGAACCCCAGAAACAAATGCCATGCTCAGAAGGGAAAGCAGCCAGGTGGCCCAAAAAAGCTACCATATCAAAGGCAAGGCTGCCGATATTCGTGTTCCGGGGCGAAGCCTTTCGATTGTCCATCGGGCAGCCGTCGGCATCAAGGCGGGAGGCGTGGGGTATTATCCGGGTGATGATTTCGTCCACATCGATACCGGTGAAATCCGGTATTGGTCACAGGCATAA
- a CDS encoding universal stress protein: MRISNKFLVLVDGSERSIQTASYIKAFLPVRKETQLVLFHVFGNLPEPYQELEDESNCDEVLSRLKHLKEEQKIKFREHLERVKQILISDGFSEKSIVIKLHPLEKGVARDIIEEARKGYTAIIMRRRGMGALTSIILGSVAVKLLQALTFVPIILVGQAPPVKKLLLAVDESSFSMKAVDFVASLLGGQGYEVCIFHAIIGLDAVTFEIPAQTMPESHESELPDSCLEAFKIRVARLFQNIRGKLVRAGFAPENISEKIRTGVYSRSDAIVKEAQDGGYSTIVVGRRGLSQVDAFFMGRVGHEVVYAGKNFTVWVVS, encoded by the coding sequence ATGCGCATTTCAAATAAATTCCTGGTATTGGTGGACGGCTCCGAGAGGTCCATCCAAACAGCATCGTACATCAAGGCTTTTCTGCCCGTCCGTAAGGAAACGCAACTTGTTTTATTTCATGTATTCGGCAACTTGCCCGAACCTTATCAGGAATTGGAAGACGAATCCAATTGCGATGAGGTCCTCTCCAGGCTGAAGCACTTGAAAGAAGAGCAGAAGATCAAGTTTCGGGAACATCTGGAGCGGGTGAAACAGATCCTGATTTCAGATGGTTTTTCAGAGAAGTCCATCGTAATCAAACTGCATCCTCTGGAAAAAGGCGTGGCACGGGACATCATCGAAGAGGCCAGAAAGGGCTATACGGCAATTATCATGAGGCGTCGGGGAATGGGGGCGCTCACCAGCATCATCCTGGGAAGTGTTGCTGTGAAGCTGCTGCAGGCATTGACTTTTGTCCCGATCATCCTGGTGGGGCAAGCTCCTCCCGTCAAAAAACTTTTGCTGGCTGTCGATGAATCATCCTTTTCCATGAAAGCTGTCGACTTTGTCGCTTCGTTGCTGGGCGGTCAGGGCTATGAAGTCTGTATTTTCCACGCTATTATCGGTCTGGATGCAGTAACTTTCGAAATTCCGGCGCAAACAATGCCGGAGTCTCATGAATCCGAGCTGCCGGATTCTTGCCTCGAGGCATTCAAAATTCGGGTGGCGCGCCTTTTTCAGAACATCCGTGGAAAACTGGTCCGGGCAGGCTTTGCACCCGAAAATATTTCCGAAAAGATCAGGACGGGCGTATACAGCAGGTCCGATGCAATCGTAAAAGAAGCACAGGATGGAGGCTACAGCACCATTGTTGTCGGTCGCAGGGGGCTTTCGCAGGTCGATGCATTTTTCATGGGCCGGGTCGGACACGAGGTGGTCTACGCCGGAAAGAATTTCACCGTATGGGTCGTCAGTTAA
- a CDS encoding ferredoxin — protein sequence MKNTRKPIIDLSDCILCGVCVDVAPLVFRMNPSGYIEIVDLASYPETQIQEAIRNCPARCIGWET from the coding sequence ATGAAAAACACCAGAAAACCGATCATCGATCTGAGCGATTGCATTCTGTGCGGGGTATGCGTCGATGTGGCACCTCTTGTATTTCGAATGAATCCCTCAGGTTATATTGAAATCGTGGACTTGGCCTCCTACCCGGAAACGCAGATTCAGGAGGCCATTCGCAATTGCCCGGCCCGTTGCATCGGCTGGGAAACGTGA
- a CDS encoding DVU0298 family protein, with product MSSVSFRTLKSRLSDWMLHLEASELQNRLSEFPVARWVHPVVSLLYSQNEILFRKAVEICGWVVDRLWTENREDARNVIRRLFWSLNEESGGIGWGAAEALGAILARNEAIAKEYGRMLASLLRTQSSFIDHPRILQGILWAVGRVARRFPDSLGSDAAELIAPYLQSPDVRIQRLALQARQILQPIDDAKDGAFMDDAIKTGCL from the coding sequence ATGAGCTCCGTTTCCTTCCGTACACTCAAATCCAGACTGTCCGATTGGATGCTGCATCTCGAGGCAAGCGAATTGCAGAATCGGCTCTCCGAATTTCCGGTGGCCAGATGGGTTCACCCGGTCGTATCGCTGTTGTACAGTCAAAACGAAATCCTGTTCCGGAAGGCCGTCGAGATTTGCGGCTGGGTGGTCGACCGGTTGTGGACCGAAAATCGGGAAGACGCCCGAAACGTCATCCGCAGACTTTTCTGGAGCCTGAATGAGGAAAGCGGCGGCATCGGGTGGGGGGCCGCCGAAGCGCTCGGTGCAATTCTGGCCCGAAACGAAGCGATCGCCAAGGAATATGGCCGGATGCTCGCCTCCCTGCTTCGCACCCAGTCCAGTTTCATCGATCATCCGCGAATCCTGCAAGGCATTCTCTGGGCCGTTGGACGGGTGGCGCGACGTTTCCCCGATTCCCTCGGAAGCGATGCAGCGGAGCTGATCGCCCCCTACCTTCAAAGCCCCGACGTCCGGATTCAACGCCTTGCCCTTCAGGCGCGGCAAATCCTCCAGCCAATCGACGACGCCAAAGATGGTGCTTTCATGGACGATGCAATCAAAACGGGATGCTTGTAA